Part of the Candidatus Protochlamydia phocaeensis genome is shown below.
CGGACCATTTAAAATAAGGGAAGATAGCGAACGCTTTAGAAGGTCATCAGCTTCTTCCAATGCTAAACGGGCAGCAGAAAAATTATTAACAAAATCCTGAACCATTCCAGGGTATTGCGCTCCCTGTCCAGGAAAAATAAAGGCAATGCGACGATAACTTTTTTTATCCATACTTTTATCCTGTCACTTTGGTGAGGATGGAAGCCCCCCAGGTTAATCCGCCTCCAAATGCTGTTAGCAGGAGATGTTCTCCCTCTTCAAATTCTTGCTCTTGCATGAGTTCGTCTAAAGCAATGGCAATGCTGGAAGCTGAAGTATTACCATATTTATGAACAGTCTGATAGACTTTTGCTTCGGGAATATTAAAATTTTTAGCAATCGCATCAATAATTCGCTTATTGGCTTGATGAGGGACCAGCCAGCTGACATCGGTCTCCTCCAGTCCGGCTTGATTCAAGCAATCGCGCGCTGCAGCGCTCATGCGCCTGACCGCATGCTTAAAAACTTCATTGCCTGTCATTTTAAAATAATGCAGCCTTTCAGAAATTGTTTCATGAGAAGCGGGATGCCGCGATCCTCCGGCTGGAATAAGAACCAAATTGGCTAATTCCCCGTCTGCCCCAAGACAGATCGCATCAATACTTAAGCCTTCTCCCTCAGCTGCAATGATGGCCGCCGCCGCTCCATCCCCGAATAAAACGCAAGTGGAACGATCTTGATAATCAATAAATGCGGACATTTTCTCACTTGCCACAACGAGCACGTTTCGATAAATTTTTGATTCTATATAGGCTTTTGCTAAGGATAAGCCATAAAGAAACCCTGAGCAAGCCGCTTGAATATCCATTGCAGCTGCTTGCCGCGCCCCTATTTTTGCCTGTATTAAATTAGCTGTACTGGGAGAAATGTAATCGGGACTCATTGTTGCGACAATAATCATATCTAACTGATCGACTTGCAATCCCGCTGATTTTAAAGCTTTTTGGGCAGCCTGCGCTCCCATATCTGAAGGAAATTCATCGGGCGCAGCTAATCGCCGCTCGCGCATTCCGGTTCGAGATACAATCCACTCATCGTTTGTATCTACCATTTTTTCTAAATCTTTATTCGCCAAAATACGTTCGGGAAGATAAGAGCCTAAACCCGTTATGCGCGCTATTAAACGACTTGTCATGTCTATTTCCTTACAGTCCATTCTCTAAAGAGGCGTTTAGTATAGCAAACGTCTAAATAAATAAGAAGTCTCGCGGGCCGGTAAAATTTATTTAATTATTTTAAATCATTCAAAATAAGTTATCTCAATTTGGATAAGCGGACTAAACGAAAGGCAGCCCTACGCTAGGTCTTGTCCTTACTCAAAATTA
Proteins encoded:
- a CDS encoding beta-ketoacyl-ACP synthase III, yielding MTSRLIARITGLGSYLPERILANKDLEKMVDTNDEWIVSRTGMRERRLAAPDEFPSDMGAQAAQKALKSAGLQVDQLDMIIVATMSPDYISPSTANLIQAKIGARQAAAMDIQAACSGFLYGLSLAKAYIESKIYRNVLVVASEKMSAFIDYQDRSTCVLFGDGAAAAIIAAEGEGLSIDAICLGADGELANLVLIPAGGSRHPASHETISERLHYFKMTGNEVFKHAVRRMSAAARDCLNQAGLEETDVSWLVPHQANKRIIDAIAKNFNIPEAKVYQTVHKYGNTSASSIAIALDELMQEQEFEEGEHLLLTAFGGGLTWGASILTKVTG